The following coding sequences are from one Kushneria phosphatilytica window:
- a CDS encoding peptide ABC transporter substrate-binding protein, which translates to MQNNKPLFDMNRIARLRAMPTGKMPSKALLIGSLLLSTAVQATTLRIDNEGEPGSLDPQQSNNLWDSRIQRELFDRLVDYSAEGELVPGLAERWEVSDDGLTWTFHLRDAQWSDGQPITADDAVYSLRRLLSPAMANQNANLYYPIVNARAINTGKLAPEQLGVKELDAHTLQIRLEQPTPWFLQTMAMSEAAPLPRHYIEANTQWINPGETVVSGPFRLAEWASQSKVVLQKNPRFYAADDVAIDRAVFYPIDNSGAALRRFRAGDLDISYSSVPSTRFDWVREHLGKSLRSGPLNAEYFYMFNLRHDSPLADKRVREALNLAVRRNVITGQILGMGQQPSYWLVPHATAGDVRSRMAFADMPMEERMARAQKLMQQAGYGPDHPLSLTLRYNTSEDHKKIAIAIAAMWKPLGVQVKMVNSEAAVHYASIQQGDFQVARYGMVATVNDPFDFLGSYASGGSAARSSGYHSDRYDELIEQGNRTLEPQQRAEVLGQAQQLLLDDYALLPIYDYVTHHLVSPQVRGWQSNAMDIHPLRWVSLAPES; encoded by the coding sequence ATGCAGAACAACAAACCGCTATTCGACATGAACCGTATCGCCCGACTGCGCGCCATGCCGACCGGAAAGATGCCAAGCAAGGCTTTACTGATTGGCAGCCTGCTGCTCAGCACCGCAGTGCAGGCCACGACACTGCGCATCGATAACGAAGGCGAACCGGGCTCACTGGACCCGCAGCAGTCCAATAACCTGTGGGACTCCCGTATCCAGCGCGAGCTGTTCGATCGGCTGGTGGACTATAGCGCCGAGGGTGAACTGGTCCCCGGTCTGGCCGAGCGCTGGGAAGTCAGTGATGACGGGCTGACCTGGACCTTTCATCTGCGCGATGCGCAGTGGTCGGATGGGCAGCCGATCACCGCAGATGATGCCGTCTACTCGTTGCGTCGGCTGCTCTCACCGGCGATGGCCAATCAGAACGCCAATCTTTATTACCCCATCGTCAATGCCCGGGCGATCAATACCGGCAAGCTGGCCCCCGAGCAGCTGGGTGTTAAAGAGCTTGATGCACACACCCTGCAGATCCGTCTCGAACAGCCCACGCCCTGGTTCCTCCAGACCATGGCGATGAGCGAGGCCGCCCCGCTGCCTCGCCACTACATCGAAGCCAACACGCAATGGATCAACCCCGGAGAAACGGTCGTCAGCGGTCCCTTCAGACTGGCCGAATGGGCCTCCCAATCGAAGGTAGTGCTACAGAAGAATCCGCGTTTCTACGCCGCTGATGACGTCGCCATTGACCGCGCCGTGTTCTATCCCATTGATAATAGCGGCGCCGCCCTGCGACGGTTTCGCGCCGGGGATCTGGACATCTCCTACTCAAGCGTCCCCTCCACCCGCTTTGACTGGGTGCGCGAGCATCTGGGCAAGTCGCTGCGCTCGGGGCCGCTGAATGCCGAATATTTCTACATGTTCAATCTGCGCCACGACTCTCCTTTGGCTGACAAACGCGTACGCGAGGCGCTCAACCTGGCAGTACGGCGTAACGTGATTACCGGGCAGATCCTGGGCATGGGGCAGCAGCCCAGCTACTGGCTGGTGCCGCACGCTACGGCTGGCGACGTCCGCAGTCGCATGGCATTTGCCGACATGCCCATGGAAGAGCGCATGGCCCGGGCGCAGAAGCTGATGCAGCAGGCAGGTTACGGCCCCGATCATCCGCTGTCGCTGACGCTGCGCTATAACACCAGCGAGGACCACAAGAAGATCGCCATCGCCATTGCTGCGATGTGGAAGCCGCTGGGTGTGCAGGTAAAGATGGTGAACTCGGAGGCCGCCGTACACTACGCCAGCATTCAGCAGGGCGACTTTCAGGTCGCTCGCTATGGCATGGTGGCCACGGTCAATGATCCCTTTGACTTCCTGGGCAGCTATGCCAGCGGAGGGTCTGCCGCACGCAGCAGCGGTTATCACAGTGACCGCTATGACGAACTGATCGAACAGGGCAACCGGACGCTGGAACCGCAGCAGCGCGCCGAAGTGCTTGGCCAGGCACAACAGCTGCTACTCGACGATTACGCCCTGCTCCCCATTTATGACTACGTCACTCATCACCTGGTGTCACCGCAGGTCCGGGGATGGCAGAGCAACGCCATGGACATTCACCCATTACGCTGGGTCAGCCTCGCACCGGAATCCTGA
- the oppB gene encoding oligopeptide ABC transporter permease OppB → MLTYTAKRLAMAIPTLLIVITVSFFLMRVAPGGPFDGERQLPPEIEHNLQAAYHLDEPLPMQYLRYMGNLLQGDFGPSFKYKDFSVTQLILQGFPVSLELGGLAIGLALIIGLPLGVIAALRRNSTVDYMVMGVALGGIAVPNFVIAPILALVFGVLLAWLPAGGWNGGALPNLVLPVIALAIQQIAYIARMMRASMIEILGSHFIRTARAKGLSERQVIWRHALRPAMLPVISYLGPAIAGIITGSVVIEQIFGLPGIGRYFVQGALNRDYTLVMGTVVFYGVLIVLMNLVVDLLYSALDPQIRYDD, encoded by the coding sequence ATGCTGACCTATACCGCCAAACGGCTGGCCATGGCGATCCCGACACTGCTGATCGTCATTACCGTATCGTTTTTCCTGATGCGCGTGGCGCCCGGTGGACCGTTCGATGGCGAGCGCCAGCTTCCCCCCGAGATCGAACACAACCTGCAGGCGGCCTATCATCTCGATGAGCCGTTGCCCATGCAGTATCTGCGCTACATGGGCAATCTGCTGCAGGGCGATTTCGGACCGTCATTCAAGTACAAGGATTTCTCGGTCACCCAGCTGATCCTGCAGGGCTTTCCGGTCAGTCTTGAACTTGGCGGGCTGGCGATCGGACTGGCGCTGATCATTGGGCTGCCCCTGGGCGTTATTGCGGCGCTCAGACGCAATTCGACAGTCGACTACATGGTCATGGGGGTCGCGCTGGGAGGCATCGCCGTGCCCAATTTCGTGATCGCCCCGATCCTCGCGCTGGTCTTCGGCGTCCTGCTGGCCTGGCTACCGGCCGGGGGGTGGAATGGTGGCGCCCTTCCCAATCTGGTACTGCCGGTGATCGCGCTGGCGATTCAGCAGATCGCCTACATCGCCCGCATGATGCGCGCCTCGATGATCGAGATTCTGGGCAGTCACTTCATTCGTACCGCCCGCGCCAAGGGGCTCTCCGAACGCCAGGTCATCTGGCGTCATGCCCTGCGCCCGGCGATGCTACCGGTCATTTCCTATCTCGGCCCTGCCATCGCCGGCATCATCACCGGCTCGGTGGTGATCGAACAGATCTTCGGACTGCCCGGCATCGGTCGCTACTTCGTCCAGGGCGCACTCAACCGTGACTACACCCTGGTGATGGGCACGGTGGTGTTCTACGGCGTGCTGATCGTGCTGATGAATCTGGTGGTCGACCTGCTCTACTCCGCACTCGATCCACAAATCCGCTATGACGACTGA